The following DNA comes from Lentibacillus sp. Marseille-P4043.
TATAATAATACAGGTACGAATCTTTTATTAAAGGATTGCATCCGTTAACATAATACACCAGGTGCAAAAGCAATATTTATTCATATTCTATTTTCGTAATGAACTGAAAAACTGTCGAGGGCTTGATCATCTTCTTGTCCCTAGGAAATTAATTTAGCATACTCTTCAGGACTTAGAACAGATGTATCAACTTCAACATGTATTGTTTGCTATTTATCACAGTGGACAATCCGACCTCAAACTACACTTTCAACTTGCATTTTACAACAATGATATATATAATAAGAAAAAATCAATACCTTAGCAATGAAAAAGGCGTAGTACAATTACCCACTGATTTTAAGAGAACTTGTGGCCGGTGAAAACAAGTATCAAGGTATATTGGAATTGGACTTTGGAGCTAAAAAATTTTAAAATAAAGTGATTCTGCATAAGCAGGATAATCAGGGTGGCACCGCGGTTCATTCGTCCCTTTTCGATGGGATAAATGGGCTTTTTTAATGCGATTTTTTAAAAAATAAAAATATAGATGGAGTGAATCATATGAACACCATATTTTCTGGAATTCAACCAAGCGGAACATTAACAATTGGAAATTATTTAGGAGCAATGCAGCAATTCGTAAAACTACAAGAAGATCATGATTGCTATTTTTGTATCGTTGATGAGCATGCAATAACGGTTCCGCAAGATAGACTAAAATTACGAAATAATATTCGTTCCCTTGCAGCTTTGTACCTTGCAGCTGGAATCGATCCGAATAAGTCTACATTGTTCATTCAGTCTGAAGTATCCGCACATGCGGAATTGGCATGGATGATGCAATCAATCAGTTATATCGGCGAATTAGAACGAATGACCCAATTTAAAGACAAAGCAAATGGAAAAGAAGCGGTATCTGTCGCATTGTTGACATACCCACCTTTAATGGCTGCAGATATTTTATTGTACAATACGAATTTAGTTCCTGTTGGTGAAGATCAAAAACAGCACCTTGAATTAACGCGAAATTTAGCGCAACGCTTTAATAACAAATATAATGACATCTTTACGATTCCGGAGATTAGTGTACCAAAGGTCGGTGCGCGAATCATGTCCTTACAAGAACCAACGAAAAAAATGAGTAAGTCTGATGCAAATGAGAAAGCATTTATTTCAATGTTAGACGAACCGAAGAAAATCGAGAAAAAAATAAAAAGTGCTGTGACCGATTCAGAGGGTATTGTTAAATTCGATAAAGAAAACAAGCCTGGCATCTCTAACTTGTTAACGATTTTAGCAAGCTGCAGAAATGAATCAATTGAAGCCCTTGAAGCATATTACCAAGGTAAAGGATACGGAGAATTTAAACAGGATGTAGCTCAAGCAGTCATTGATGTATTAGCACCTATCCAAGAGCGCTACAATGCATTAATCGAAGCAGACGAATTGGATGATATACTTGATAATGGCGCAGACCAAGCAGCATTAACAGCAAATAAAACTTTAGCAAAAGCGAAGAAAGCAATGGGATTAGGTCGCGTGAAGCGGAAGAAGAAATAATTGATGCCTTCGCGGTCAAGGCGATGTTTACGATTTCGCGCCGATGTTCTTGGTCTCGGGTTGATGTTCTCACTTTCGGGGTTGATGTTCTCGGTCTCGGGTCGATGTTCTCGTTTTCGGGTCGATGTTCTCACTTTCGCGCCGATGTTCTCGGTCTTGGGACGATATTTTCGTTCTCCGGGTCGATATTCTCGCTTTCGGGTTGATGTTCTCACTTTCGCGCCGATGTTCTCGGTCTCGGGACGATATTTTCGTTCCCCGGGTTGATGTTCTCGGTCTCGGGTCGATGTTCTCACTTTCACGCCGATGTTCTTGGTCTCGGGTCGATGTTCTCGCTTTCGGGTCGATGTTCTCGGTCTTGGGACGATATTTTCGTTCTCCGGGTTGATGTTTTCGGTCTCGGGTCGATGTTCTCACTTTCGCGCCGATGTTCTCGGTCTCGGGTCGATGTTCTCACTTTCGCGCCGATGTTCTTGGTCTCGGGACGATATTTTCGTTCTCCGGGTTGATGTTCTCGTTCTCGGGTCGATGTTCTTGGTCTCGGGACGATATTTACGTTCCCCGGGTTGATGTTCTCGGTCTCGGGTCGATGTCTCGTTCTCGGATCGATGTTCTCGGTCTTGGGACGATAATCTCCCCCTGGCACCGTTGCCCACACATATGCACGCATAAACAAAGCCCGGATTAAATTCTAATCCGGGCTTTTATATGCTACCTTAACTTCGAAGTATTTTGCTGTTCCTGATTCTGCTCCAGTTCCCACATTTTTTCTAAGAATGGCTGGCCTTTAATCAATTTTCCACAAAGTTCCTCATGAGCATTGCTCCACCCATACTTCACGCCATTGTATAATGCTTGCCAAACCTTTTCTTCGTCCATATAACGAATGAACGGGTACTTTTTTGGATTCCATTCTGTTAACCAATAGCGTAATTCTTCGAGATTATTTGCCGTATGTAGTTGGTCAAGTGCCATCATGAGTAACTGTTTTAGTTGTCGCTCACGTCTGGTCAATCCATAAATCAATTCTGGCGGCATAGATAACATATGATACTCTTTCTGATACAGATTTTCATCAAATTTAAATGATTGCTTTTTTGTGTTTTCAATCATATCAAAAACTAGCTGCTCCTGCCTTGGGATTAATCTGCTTTTGCGGATGGGAATCTGATAACCAATCGTGTCCAAGGCGATAACATCCGACCCATCGGTAACAATACAAGCATAATCCAATACAGTTCTTTCTTGCCCTTTGCGAATATATGCACGTTTATAAATACAATCAAGCATTGGCTTTGGCAAATCATGCATATCATTTTCAATATAATCGTAAAGTGTTTCATTTATGTACAGCAATGGAACCTGATCCAGTAGCTCGATTCCATCTTCTTTACGCCATTCATGAAAATAACACACATTATAACCATTTTCTTCTCCTTCAAACCAATTCACCCACACATCGTGCAAATACAACATAAACAACCCTCGCTTTTCAACTAACCTTTACCATTTATTATGACCATCCGTTTAGAAAATTATTCTGGGATTTTTATTTCAATGTGTGTTTGGATATCGATAAATTGCAATGGCCATAAGTAGAAAACCTACTGGTAAAAAATAACACTCCGGTCTTCCTGTTAAAAAAATGAGGTAATCTATCCAGCTTAATCCAGCTGGCAAAAAATTGGAATAGGCAATAATGCTAACACCGCCAGAAACCGCTAATCCAAATCCTAATAAAAAGATAAATATAAAGAACATGTCCAACCCCACCCATGCCTGTCCTTCTTTTATTTCATTTTATGCAGTAAAGATTAAATACATGATTAGGGTCGTCCATTTTTAAGTAAATCGTGTTAATAGAAGATATCAAACATCATGGCAATAAAAAAAGGCCAACCAGATAACTGGTTAGCCTCTATCATCGAATTATTTATTCATATTTTTTAAAAATCAAAGCGACATTATGTCCACCAAAACCAAGTGAATTACTCATGACAACATCCACATTCTGTTTACGTGCTTTATTTGGGACATAATCCAAATCACATTCTGGATCTGATGTTTCATAATTGGTTGTTGCTGGGATAACACTATCTTCAATCGACTTCACCGCAATAACCGATTCAATTCCACCTGCAGCACCTAATAAGTGACCTGTCATCGATTTCGTTGATGAAACAGCTACATCACCAGCATGGCCCCCGAATACGCTTTTGATCGCTACGGTTTCATACTTGTCATTAAGCTCTGTACTCGTACCATGTGCATTAATATAATCAACATCTGCTGGAGATAAGTTGGCATCATCCAAGGCTTGTTGCATAGCTCTCGCTGCACCTTCACCATCAAGCGCTGGCGCTGTAATATGGTAAGCATCACCTGTTGCACCATAGCCAACAATTTCACCATAAATACGTGCACCACGTTTTTGTGCTGATTCCAATGTTTCAAGAATTAAAATACCGGAACCTTCGCCCATAACAAATCCGTCACGATTTTTATCAAATGGTCTGCTTGCTGATTGTGGGTCATCGTTTAATGACAATGCTTTCGCTGAACAGAATCCGGCAAAAGCCATGTTTGAAATCGGTGCCTCTGTGCCACCTGCGATCATGTAGTCTGCTCCACCGCGTTGAATGACCTTAAACGCATCGCCAATGGAATTAGCACCAGAAGCACATGCAGTTGTTGAACATGAATTAATTCCTTTTGCACCTAGTTGAATCGAGACTTGACCTGCAGCCATATCAGGGATCATCATCGGTACAAAAAACGGACTGACCCGTCGAGGACCCTTTTCCAAAAACTTCTTATGTTGGTCTTCCCAAGTCTGCATACCGCCAATTCCAGATCCGATCCAAACACCAACACGGTTCGCAATATCTTCATTGATCTCAAGTTTTGCATCTTCTACCGCCATTTTCGCAGCTGCTACAGCATATTGGGTGAATGGATCCATCTTTCTTGCATCTTTTTTATCCATATAGGATGTTGGCTCGAAATCTTTCACCTCAGCAGCTACTTTTGCAGGAAAATCGTCTTTATTAACTTTTGTGACAAAATCAACGCCCGACTTCCCAGCTACAATGTTATCCCATGTTGACTTAACGTCATTGCCTAACGGAGAAACGGCTCCTAATCCAGTTATAACAACTCTTCTTTCCTCCATTTTGGTAATTCCTCCTAATTCTCTTTTACTTATCTAATAACTATTATAATTGATTTTTAGTGTTCAGGAAATTATAAAGCAATAGGCTGTAGTAAAACTTATTCACCACAATAACCACGTCCAGCTCCAGCGCTTTAGGTGTTGCGTCAAATGTTTTTCTGTGGACGAATAATCGCACTTCCAGGACGTCGCGCTCTTAACCTGTAAGGGCGTTTTGCGCTTTTGCTTTTATTTTCCCCAACGTAAAGCTACTGCACCCCATGTTAGGCCTCCACCGAAGCCGACTAAAACAAGTAAATCATTATCTTTTATGTTGCCATTTTTAACAGCTTCTGATAATGCAATTGGGATCGAGGCAGCGGAATTATTTCCATATCTTTTAATTGATGTTGCCATTTTATCTTCGGAAATCCCTAACTTTTCACGGGCCGCGTCCATGATACGGATGTTAGCTTGGTGCGGAATTAGATAGTCAACATCTTCTTTATTGTAACCAATTTTTTCAATCACGTTTACAGCAGATTTCGGCATTTGTCTTACAGCAAACTTGAAGACTTCACGACCATTTTGGATAAGGTGATCATGTTCATCTTGATATAAATACTTGCCGCCAGAGCCATTAGCACCCAACTCAAATGATAAAATGCCTTTTCCTTCAGAAACTTCGCCGACTACAGCAGCACCGGCACCATCACCGAAAAGAACACACGTATTGCGGTCTTCCCAATCCGTAATCTTAGACAGTTTTTCAACGCCAATTACTAAAATATGCTTATATGTTTTTGTATCGATAAATTGTTTTGCCGTAATCAGTCCATACATAAAACCGGAACACGCTGCACTCACATCCATTGCAGCAGCCTGTGTTGCACCCAATCGATCTTGTAAGCGACATGCAACAGATGGAAAAGGTGAATCTGGTGTAACCGTTGCAACCAATATCAAATCAAGCTCTTCTGCCTTCACATTGGCCTCTTCAAGCGCATTTTCAGCAGCAAAATAAGCCATGTCTGATGTATCCGTATCATCATCCGCTATTCGTCGCTCTTCAATACCCGTCCTCGTTCTAATCCATTCATCATTCGTATCAACGATTTTTTCCATATCCTTATTTGTCACGACCTTGGTTGGAACGTA
Coding sequences within:
- the trpS gene encoding tryptophan--tRNA ligase, encoding MNTIFSGIQPSGTLTIGNYLGAMQQFVKLQEDHDCYFCIVDEHAITVPQDRLKLRNNIRSLAALYLAAGIDPNKSTLFIQSEVSAHAELAWMMQSISYIGELERMTQFKDKANGKEAVSVALLTYPPLMAADILLYNTNLVPVGEDQKQHLELTRNLAQRFNNKYNDIFTIPEISVPKVGARIMSLQEPTKKMSKSDANEKAFISMLDEPKKIEKKIKSAVTDSEGIVKFDKENKPGISNLLTILASCRNESIEALEAYYQGKGYGEFKQDVAQAVIDVLAPIQERYNALIEADELDDILDNGADQAALTANKTLAKAKKAMGLGRVKRKKK
- a CDS encoding beta-ketoacyl-ACP synthase III → MSVGILGTGHYVPTKVVTNKDMEKIVDTNDEWIRTRTGIEERRIADDDTDTSDMAYFAAENALEEANVKAEELDLILVATVTPDSPFPSVACRLQDRLGATQAAAMDVSAACSGFMYGLITAKQFIDTKTYKHILVIGVEKLSKITDWEDRNTCVLFGDGAGAAVVGEVSEGKGILSFELGANGSGGKYLYQDEHDHLIQNGREVFKFAVRQMPKSAVNVIEKIGYNKEDVDYLIPHQANIRIMDAAREKLGISEDKMATSIKRYGNNSAASIPIALSEAVKNGNIKDNDLLVLVGFGGGLTWGAVALRWGK
- the fabF gene encoding beta-ketoacyl-ACP synthase II, whose protein sequence is MEERRVVITGLGAVSPLGNDVKSTWDNIVAGKSGVDFVTKVNKDDFPAKVAAEVKDFEPTSYMDKKDARKMDPFTQYAVAAAKMAVEDAKLEINEDIANRVGVWIGSGIGGMQTWEDQHKKFLEKGPRRVSPFFVPMMIPDMAAGQVSIQLGAKGINSCSTTACASGANSIGDAFKVIQRGGADYMIAGGTEAPISNMAFAGFCSAKALSLNDDPQSASRPFDKNRDGFVMGEGSGILILETLESAQKRGARIYGEIVGYGATGDAYHITAPALDGEGAARAMQQALDDANLSPADVDYINAHGTSTELNDKYETVAIKSVFGGHAGDVAVSSTKSMTGHLLGAAGGIESVIAVKSIEDSVIPATTNYETSDPECDLDYVPNKARKQNVDVVMSNSLGFGGHNVALIFKKYE
- a CDS encoding YjbA family protein; its protein translation is MLYLHDVWVNWFEGEENGYNVCYFHEWRKEDGIELLDQVPLLYINETLYDYIENDMHDLPKPMLDCIYKRAYIRKGQERTVLDYACIVTDGSDVIALDTIGYQIPIRKSRLIPRQEQLVFDMIENTKKQSFKFDENLYQKEYHMLSMPPELIYGLTRRERQLKQLLMMALDQLHTANNLEELRYWLTEWNPKKYPFIRYMDEEKVWQALYNGVKYGWSNAHEELCGKLIKGQPFLEKMWELEQNQEQQNTSKLR